One Methanobacteriaceae archaeon genomic window, TGGCTGGAAGAACTGGAGATATGAAAGATGGCATGTATGAAGGTTTAACTTACCTTAAATGTAATTCTGAAAACGGATTCATCCCGCAATTACCAGATGAAGTAGTTGATATTATTTACTTATGCTATCCAAACAACCCAACAGGTACTACTTTAACCAAAGATCAGTTAAAAGTATTTGTTGATTATGCAAAAGAAAATAAAGCAATTATCTTATTTGACGCTGCATATGAAGCATTCATTACTGAAGACAATGTACCTCACAGTATCTATGAAATTGAAGGTGCTGACGAAGTAGCTATTGAATTTAAGAGTTTTTCAAAAACTGCTGGATTTACCGGAACCCGTTGTGCATACACAGTTGTTCCTAAAAAATTAATCGCATATGATAATGATGGTAATGAAGTAGAAGTTAACCCATTATGGAACAGAAGACAAACCACAAAATTCAATGGTGTATCATATCCTGTTCAAAAAGCAGCTGAAGCAACCTTAACTCCAGAAGGTCAAAAAGAAATCCAAGAAGTAATCGACTATTATATGAAAAACGCTAAAGTTATCCGTGACAGCTTAACTGACATCGGATTAGAAGTTTACGGTGGAATCAGCTCACCTTACATCTGGGTTAAAACTCCAAATGACATGGATTCCTGGGCTTTCTTTGATTTATTATTAAACGAAGCAAATGTTATCGGAACTCCAGGTTCAGGATTTGGTCCTAGTGGTGAAGGATACTTAAGACTTACCGCATTTAATACTTTAGAAAATACAAAAGAAGCAATGGATAGAATTTCAAAATTAGAATTTTAGGTGTTTAGCTTGAAAAAAATAGAAAAACCAGTGGAAATTGAAGAAGGAGACTCATTTAAAGTCATTTTATCAAAATATGGTGCTTTAGCACTTGATAAACAAGAAAACTTATCTGAATTAATCGGAGAAACCATTGGAGATTTAGATATTGAAAAAGGAAACATCACCTTTGGAGATATTGAAATGCCAGTTCAAATTTTAGGTTTCTACTCTGCAGATTTAAACCAATGGTCATGGGCATGGGATAACGAAGAAATCTTTGGCGCAGACTTAATTAAAGCAGCTTGTGATATTAAAGAAATCGGAGACAAATTCGAAGTTCCTGAATTTAACGCTCCATTAATCCAAACTGATTATGACCACTGCCACCCTATTGCAATGAGTGCAACTGCAATTTTAGGCTATGATGCATATTATGCAGTATCTGAAGAAGGATTAGACATCTTTGTTGCAATCAAATCCGATTTAATCAAAGAAAACAATGAAGTTAAAAAGTTCAGAGACACATACTACACTTTCCAGAAAAACTTCAATGTATATCCTACTATTGCTTTTGAATCATACACCAAACTCAAAGGCTATGGTTTCAAACCACACGATGATTTCTACTTGGCTAAAATTGGAGAATCCCGTGTAATGGCAGGATTTACCGAAAGAGGAAATGTAACTCGTATCTTAATGTTTGGTGAAGATGAACAGTGATTACTATGAATCAGGATTTAGCAGAAGAATTGGAATATATGAAAGATTTACTTGCTAAATCTGGATTTTTTGATAGTGAAGAGATAATTGAAATATTGGAAGATCAGTTTATTGAAGAAGACATTGACTTTAGTGAATGTGAAATCTCATTAAATGATTTTTCCAATGAAAATTTCTCAAAATTAGAAAGCGTATTTACCCAATTAGCTAATGAAAAGATTGTAGCTATTCATAATTGCGGATACGACATTAGTGAAGGTGTAAATGATGCTTTTGAATTGTATCTTCACTTATACAACAATAAATTCCACACCGAAGGTTTTTGTTTTTACACTTTTGAAGATATTGAAGAGTGTATTTATGATGAAAAATTAAAAATTACATTTGGCGATTTTGAAAACGATGAAAATAAAGCATTAGAAATCGGCAAAACTGTTTTTTGTTACTTAAAAGAAGCTGGTTTTAATATTAACTGGGATGAAAGCA contains:
- a CDS encoding LL-diaminopimelate aminotransferase encodes the protein MVVKINENYLKLKSSYLFVEVARREREFIDNNPDADIIKMGIGDVTKPLVPSVIKAFKDAVDEMGNADTFMGYGPEQGYDFLAQAIAKDYEKYGVNLDTSEIFISDGSKCDTGNIQEIFGIDNKIAITDPVYTVYVDTNVMAGRTGDMKDGMYEGLTYLKCNSENGFIPQLPDEVVDIIYLCYPNNPTGTTLTKDQLKVFVDYAKENKAIILFDAAYEAFITEDNVPHSIYEIEGADEVAIEFKSFSKTAGFTGTRCAYTVVPKKLIAYDNDGNEVEVNPLWNRRQTTKFNGVSYPVQKAAEATLTPEGQKEIQEVIDYYMKNAKVIRDSLTDIGLEVYGGISSPYIWVKTPNDMDSWAFFDLLLNEANVIGTPGSGFGPSGEGYLRLTAFNTLENTKEAMDRISKLEF